CTGCTTGCAGTGCTGAACACAGCATCACTACGAGGAATGAATGTAACTCTGCTTTGCCTCTGCTTGCAGTGCTGAACACAGCATCACTACGAGGAATGAATGTAACTCTGCTTTGCCTCTGCTTGCAGTGCTGTACAGAGCATCACTACGAGGAATGAATGTAACTCTGCTTTGCCTCTGCTTGCAGTGCTGAACACAGCATCACTACGAGGAATGAATGTAACTCTGCTTTGACTCTGCTTGCAGTGCTGTGCAAGGAGGTTTGAGTGCACTTGCAGGTTAAGACAAGACAGACTCTAGAAAACCTCTCTTCAGTATCTCATTAAATGGAAATGTATTATGAACTGTATGATCACAGTGTTATGATACAAGGCAACAAGCCCAGAATTGAACTACGGAGAAAAGCCTACATAAATATAGTATTCCAGAATATTTGATTTGTTCTAATGTGTTGTTTTGCATCTGTTTGCAATCTCTACAGTCCGCAAACTATTttggtttctttgtttttgtttttattgttgccAATGGTACACGGTAACTGTTAGTGTTGgtagaaatgcactgttttaaaagtgactcaCCACCTGCAGTTTTAATATCACCTGGTGCTCTGCTGCAAATTCTTTTGCTGAGCAGCCATAACTTCTACCATTACATAAGCAAGATgggattatttatttttgctgaaatttTAAATGCTGACTTGCAAAATCAGTAGTGGTGTTCGCCAAGAGAACCCCAGAAACACTGTGTCTGAAAGTGCATGGTATCTTTTCATTGTAGTACAGCTTGCAATAACATTTAATCAGTGCAAGGCTGCAGTCAAGGGCGTAGACAGAATCCATTTAGTGGATCATTCCTTCAACAAAAGGCTTTGGGTAGAATGTGTTCATGAGGTAGATGCTGCAATGTGGTTTAAAAACTAGGATGCGTGTCATTGAGGTCATTCATCTGAGCTATGTTCATGACAATCTACACATTTTCAATAAAGGTATTAGCAGAGACAATAGTATATCAATCTGTGAGAGATAATAGATCACCTTAACCACCACTCCCTATGCCTTTGTCTGCAGTGTTCATTTCACTGCTTTACCTGTGCAGATATTACTACATTCCACATTCATGATTGTTAAAGGGATCCATGTGCTGGGCACTGCTGTACTTTGCCCTCAGGGCAGGCTGTTCATACATTTCACACTGGTTGTTGCAGGGCTTCGACCAGCTGCGGGTAGAAGGCTTACTCTGTGATGTGACGCTGCTACCTGGGGATGGGGAAGAAGCTTTTCCTGTTCATAGGGCAATGATGGCATCAGCCAGTGATTATTTTAAAGCCATGttcacaggtaaaaaaaaaataaaaaattctgccAGTACTgttatttaaagctgcagtgtaccGTAACCATGTCCTGTTTGTAGTGAAAGATGTTATGTGTAAAAGTCTAATCAAAGGTAGTGTGTTCATACATTGAAAGAGTAACCTAACTTGGATGTATTGTCCATGGTGTGGGGTAAAGTGAACCAAAGAACAGAAGATACATAAGGATTCTTAAAGCTGCCATTTATTAATGAATGTGTCTTGTTCTGCTGCCTTGCCTCACCCAGGTGGAATGAAGGAACAAGACCTTATGTGCATCAAGCTTCATGGAGTAAACCGAATAGGCCTCAAGAAGATTATTGACTTCATTTACACCGCGAAGCTCTCTCTTAACATGGAAAACCTGCAGGACACACTGGAAGCTGCCAGCTTCTTGCAGATCCTGCCAGTCCTGGACTTCTGTAAAGTGTTTCTCATATCGGGGGTAAGGCATCCCTTTCGTTTAGATATTTAACAGCATTCACTGATGATcttacacagacgtgctcaaatttgttggtacccttacagctcatcgaaataatgcttcattcctcctgaaaagtgatgaaattaaaagctattttatcatgtatacttgcatgcctttggtatgtcatagaataaagcaaagaagctgtgaaaggagatgaattattgcttattctacaaagatattttaaaatggcctggacacatttgttggtaccccttagaaaagataataaataattggattatagtgatatttcaaactaattagtttctttaattagtatcacacatgtcaccactcttgtaatcagttattcagcctatttaaatggagaaaagtagtcactgtgctgtttggtatcattgtgtgcaccacactgaacatggaccagagaacgcaaaggagagagttgtctgaggagatcagaaagaaaataatagacaagcatagtaaaggtaaaggctacaagaccatctccaagcagcttgatgttcctgtgacaacagttgcaaatattattaagaagtttaaggtccatggaactgtagccaacctccctgggcgcggccgcaagaggaaaatcgaccccagattgaacagaaggatagtgcgaatggtagaaaaagaaccaaggataactgccaaagagatacaagctgaactccaaggtgaaggtacgtcagtttctgatcgcaccatccgtcgctttttgagcgaaagtgggctccatggaagaagacccaggaggactccacttttgaaagaaaaacataaaaaagccagactggaatttgctaaaatgcatattgacaattatttgtttatttagcagacgcctttatccaaggcgacttacagagactagggtgtgtgaactatgcatcagctgcagagtcacttacaattacgtctcacccgaaagaccgagcacaaggaggttaagtgacttgctcagggtcacacagtgagtcagtgactgaggtgggatttgaaccggggacctcctggttacaagcccttttctttaaccactggaccacacagcatcctgacaagccacaatccttctaggagaatgtcctttggacagatgagtcaaaactggagctttttggcaagtcacatcagctctatgttcacagacgaaaaaatgaagctttcaaagaaaagaacaccatacctacagtgaaacatggagaaggctcggttatgttttggggctgctttgctgtgcctggcacagggtgccttgaatctgtgcagggcacagtgaaatctcaagactatcaaggcattctggagcgaaacgtactgcccagtgtcagaaagctctgtctcagtcgcaggtcatggctcctccaacaggataatgacccaaaacacacagctaaaagcacccaagaatggataagaacaaaacattggactattctgaagtggccttctatgagtcctgatctgaatcctatcgaacatctatggaaagagctgaaacttgcaaaactggagaaggcacccatcaaacctgagacagctggagcagtttgctcaggaagagtgggccaaactacctgttaacaggtgcagaagtctcattgagttttacagaaaacgtttgattgcagtgattgcctctaaaggttgtgcatcaaaatattaggttagcggtcccatcatttttgtccatgccattttcatttgttttcttatttacaatattatgttgaataaaaaatcaaaagcaaagtctgatttctattaaatatggaataaacaatggtggatgccagttacttttgtcagtttcaagttatttcagagaaaattgtgcattcttcgttttttgtggaggggtaccaacaaatttgagcacgtctgtatagctCGTGTTTGTCCTGGATTGGGGACTAGGTTGCTGTAGTTCATTATGGTCAAGCTAACGAGCTTCTTGGCATTAAGTTTCACTGtggcaccctgccacactgctgcAGTGCTGGGTCCTCCTTTGCCAATGATGGAGGTGTGAGAATCACAGTCTCATTGTGCCTGCACCAGCTGGTCTGTAGCTACAGATTCATCCTGTAGGGCAGCATACTGCTCAAATCAGAACGTATAGAGGAATGGTAATCTTCAGGCTTTTACTCATCCAAAATCTACAAATCTCTGTACTTTCAACAAATTGCCTTTAGATTTAAGttgttgttaaaatgtaaaatgtagaaATGCTTTCATTTTGAACACTTTTTCAGGACTGGCGTAGCGCCTAGGTTTGCTATAGAGCTCTTCATCTTGTAACAGTCTACACTCCCTGCTAGGTTCTAGGTTTCACATTATCCATCAAACAACACAAATAGCCTGTCAATTCCAGCGGACAGGGCTGTCATTAGACATTCATGTTGAACCATAGAGCCGGTTGTCTGCTGCCTTCAAAACAAAGTTTGAAAAATGACTGGACAAATACAAACCCAGTCTTTAATGGGGACTTATGTTTTTCCTTGTTTGTGTATATTCTGTTAACTATTGTTTTATGTGAGATAAAACTGTGGTTGTTTTCAGGTGATGTGTCTGTCTTATGCATTCTCTGTTGCACACAGTACAAGGGTGCCAATCTGTACATACTGTCGCAATCATGGAAGAATTTCACTGGGTACAACAGAAGAGAAAatgggtgtgtgggtgtgaaatgcatttcaatgttTAATTGCTTCTATTTCTATTCAGCCAtttagtgatttttatttttcccccccCACTTTAAATTGgttttataaatgttgaaaaataaatggGAGAGTTTTGCAGTGAATGGAGAGCTTGTTGAATTGGGCATCCATCTTGAAAACTAAGCACAGCTTCAGTATATTGGCTGGTGTAGACAATCACTGGGCCAGCTCCCTGAGAAATAGGTCAGAGACTTCAGTGAATCTCCTTGCTGGCTGCAGATTCCTTTGTCACCGAAAGGTTTCCTATTCTGCCTTGGAGCTGAAATGCACTTGTCTTAGTAATATGAGGCACACATTGAGCTTAATAGAAATAGCTAGACCTGAGCAGAAGACACAGCCATCGTTCTCTTTTGGCCCATTATTGATGACCTCTTAAATCTACATGCTTAACGTCCATTATTCCGTTGTCAGAAACATCCCACCCCACGGCACACAAGCAAGTCAATAATCTGAACTGAAAAAGACACACTTTGAAAGCTAGGATACTGGATGGTGTGGCCTCCTAGGTTTTGTAAATGATTTAGAACAGTTTGTCTCTTGTCTTCTCTGGGCTTCCAATGTTTGAATCACTCTTGATGAAGTATCTGTAATGTTGTCATTGCATTTCCTGGTTGTCTGCCTAAACCCTGGTTTATTTGTCAATGAGGGCTGTGCAGTATCAGCAGTGATTTAAAAAGCACAATTCCTGTACTGTAGAAATGAATTAGTCAATCACCTGATTCTTCTGTATTGTCAAGTTTATTACAGCAGTGAGCTGCAGGAATGGATCGTTTATTCCTTGCCTTGCCTCAAGCTACCACATGATTCACAGTACTCAATACATCcaacctgtcatgcacttccatttgctgTATACTGTAGgacttaaatgtgcagttttacatGTATGTTCTTTTTAAACATGATACCTGATACTAcagtaggttaaagaaatctgtttgcaagacTTACTTTCAGGTGGTATTGAACACCTTAGTTCATTTCACCTGGGCAGTGAAATTGTCTCTACTTCaacgccttctttcctgtcattaaccaaccagcttctcctattgactgacatcCTTTGCAGCCagcaacatgctttgaccccagaGACACTACTCAGGTGAAATGTGTGTAGCTCACAATGTCACAGTTGTAACCAGTGGGTGCTTTCATCTGGAGCATTTGCTATCAAAGTATATCCATGGGTTTTATGATAAAGGTATTAGGGCTGGTATTTCAGTAATTAAATGAATGCATTCTTTTTGTGTAGCAGCTAATTACATTTCCCCTTTTATTATATCCATTATCTGCATTTTAATTAGATATCATTAACAGATCTATACTAactgtataaatactgtattttattttaattgcataaTACTGGACTCCAACAAAGGGTGCGAGTGCATCGAAAATGCTTCCACCAACCATTGACCTGAGGAAAGGCTGTGCAGTTATTTCTGTTAACCGACAGATAtgttgctgatttaaaaaaaaataaatagattatagactgatgatgatgataatttaGCAGACACTTCCAAAGctacttgcagagactaggggatTAACAgctgctacagagtcacttacaataggactttgTTTTTTACGTCACGTCCATTTTATCAAAagcttgttgttgtttttcttgctaacgtatttaaaatgaatagataCTGCATGTAAAAACCACCAAGCAAGTTGGTATTCACATCATTTATTAAACAGAACTGCCTTCCAGTAACAGCCTTGGTTCTTCCCTAGCAatcactttttataaacaacttgTTTTGCTTtcctcattattttctttttcttctggaTTTCTTTTTAGGTTACTTTGGACAACTGTGTTGAAATTGGGCGCATTGCAAACACATACAACCTTACGGAGGTggataaatatgtaaataatttCATCTTAAAAAACTTCCTGTCCTTGCTGAGCAGTGGAGAGTTTGTGAAGCTCCCCTTTGACAGGCTAGCCTTTGTGCTTTCCAGCAACAGCCTCAAGCACTGCAGCGAGCTGGAGTTGTTTAAAGCTGCCTGCCACTGGCTACGTTACGAAGACTCCAGGATGGACTACTCCTCCAAGCTAATGAAGAACATTCGCTTTCCTCTCATGAGCCCACAGGAGCTTATAAACCACGTGCAGACAGTGGATTTCATGAGAACAGACAACACATGTGTCAACCTTTTACTGGAAGCCAGCAATTACCAAATGATGCCCTACATGCAGCCTGTCATGCAGTCAGAAAGAACTGCTATCCGATCTGATAACGCGCACTTGATAACTTTGGGGGGAGTTCTACGGCAGCAGTTGGTCGTTAGCAAAGAGCTGCGGTTGTTTGATGAAAAGGCACATGAGTGGAAATCATTGGCTCCCATGGATGCCCCACGGTACCAACACGGCATTGCAGTGATTGGCAACTTCCTGTATGTGGTTGGTGGACAGAGTAATTACGACACGAAAGGAAAGACTGCCGTGGACACTGTATTCCGATTTGACCCTCGCTATAACAAGTGGATGCAGGTGGCATCTCTCAATGAAAAGCGCACTTTCTTCCACCTAAGTGCCCTCAAAGGACATCTCTATGCAGTGGGTGGTAGGAATGCAGCAGGTGAATTGGGTAAGTGTTTGTCATGCATGTAGCCTAGATTTCTGATGGAGACTccagttgtttttttccccatttgtACTGCTTTGAAGGACTGCTAACAAAGTGTTTAAAATGCCTTTCAAAATTGATTTTATAGAGTACTGTACCAAGCCTTTTGAGTGTCAAACGGTTTAATATTTTTGATTACCTTACTACATTTTCTGCTATACATAGGAGGCTACACTGCTAAAAACTGTGTTTGCTGCATAAGCAGCAAAGCTGTCTATCGTGGCTAGAAAACTGTTGTACATATTGCTGTGCTAAGGGGGGTTATTTCACTGTAGCTGCAGTTAAGTCAAATGGTGCTACTGTAGCATGAAACCTGCTCTGGAATTGGCACATATGCTACCACATACTGTAAGCTGTGTCCAGTTAAATGGAGGTTGAAGATACTCCACGGTCATTCATTTAGAAACTGTACTTAATTTTAACAGTTTGTTATTTCCATTATTTAACACTTGTTTGCTGGTCAGTGGAAGCAGTCTGGTCTGTGTCGAGCATCTGCTggtatttactgtacatgtaattAATAGAACCACGCGATCGTGCTTAATGTACCTCACATATCCGTATCTATCCTCAGGAAACACATGGGTTTCCATTATTTGTCCATACTGAATAGCATACTTTTGACTGAATGTTTTGATTTTCTACTGTGACGCCTTCAATTTTCCAAAATAATAAACCTAGCTAGATTGTGTGCATTCCTCATATATACTGTAGGCTTGTAAAACCTAGTAAAAGTGTCAGGAGGAAGGATTTCTGGAATACCCTCGTTTCAGCCCACGAATACCCTCGTTTCAGCCCACGAATACCCTCGTTTCAGCCCACGAATACCCTCGTCTCAGCCCACGAATACCCTCGTCTCAGCCCACGAATACCCTCGTCTCAGCCCACGAATACCCTCGTCTCAGCCCACGAATACCCTCGTCTCAGCCCACGAATACCCTTGTTTCAAACCTATAGCTACATGACACCTTGCTTATTTATTAATCCAGACAGATCACCTGAGATGCACCCTCTCCTTTACAGTGATGCCTTGGCCCTGTTGACAGCGATTGGGGAATGTAGTGTTCGTTAGTGCCCACACAGTAGACAGGACCTCAAATTAGCATCTCATTCCAAGCACAGTCTATGTTGCACTGCACGGTGCAGCAGGCAATCAATTGCAACATTTAGACTAACAACAGTATACAGTGAAGGTAAACCCAGCTCACTGGCAGAGACATGAACCAGGTGTTGGCTACCCTTAGCTCTACTGTACATTGAGGGTGGAGAATGTGAAGAAAATAACAGCAGTAAGCAGTGCTCCTAGAGATGGTGGTTTTCAGAACCCAGGAAAAGAGTCGTATTTGTTTTATCTAAACCGTGGTATTGTTTTAATCTTCTGCTGTTTTTAGACCAATCAAGTACACCCCTCTGTGTTAAATGGCTGTCCTTTCAGAACCCCACCAATAAATTAGCAACCTGAAGCAGCAAAGCTGCACACCTGTGCTGGAATCTCCTGCTGTTCATGCATCTTGACAGCCTGCAGAGATCATGATCAGTGCACAGGAACACAATATTGAATCCAAATCTTTTTACAAATATGTGCAGTGCTCAGCTCTGTGGATTTACTGCTATGATCTGAAAGCACAATGAAGTGTCTATCCcagctttttaaatatatgtatattttaattaatcCACTTTAGTTTGACATCCGGTGTCATTGCAGGATTTAATTACAAGCCCCTATTCAGCTGGATTGATGTCCTACAAGCACAGCCGACAAACTGCTATTGGAAAAGTTGTAGAATAGGTGCTGTATTATGGGTAGCACATAAGCTGAAGAATTGCTTTGCAAAACATAAGCTATTGACATGCCTGCCTTTTAGAGGTGACCCGTTCTGCAGGGTGGATAGTTCATTCCTATTGGAAGGTTTAACTGGATTCTGTGATTTTTAGCTTCAGTTTTTAAGGATTACCAAAAAAAATTGTTCAGTATTAAATATATAAAGTTCCTGCCCACCACCGTGAAGGTCAGTGTTGGTTTATGAATGTTGTGTTGGAGGTCTGCTGGCCAGTGTATTGAGAAATATAAATAGGCCTCGTTGAGAAACCTAGTTCATAGAATCGTTGCATTAATATCCTGCATACCAGGGCGTTTTGGTTTCcaaattgatatttaaaaaagccagcatatgcattttaaacaatttctatttttacgcggtgatctgatttacgcagtgatctgattcaaactatccggtgatctgattcaaaaaggtatagacaatgtcgacccaggggacttttttgacctgaaaaatgaaacaaggaccaggggtcacaaatggagattagataaaggggcattcagaacagaaaataggaggcacttttttacacagagaattgtgagggtctagaaccaactccccagtaatgttgttgaagatgacaccccgggatccttcaagaagctgcttgatgagattctgggatcaataagctactaacaaccaaacgaatggctgaatggcctcctctcgtttgtaaactttcttatgttcttcttaataaaactaaagcaaagcAACACTGTCAAAATGCTTACATCGTTATGTACTATGGAATTGCTGCCAGGTGTGTTTTCAGGCTATCACAATGGCCCAGGCAAAAATAATGGGCTTTACTTGGggttaaattaacacagcacccctacacacattacaaaatgcagcaatatgcaagacatgcacattatttaacagaatggtgaagcaactcaccagaacgggaaacaccaaattgctatGCGACTTTTTTTCAGGAgttcaaacaatttccaactttttgtagtaagagaaacagcggtgcattttgctgtttgtttacatgccattttgtagggatgaggtgcactcgtggaaatcagaatacaaaacaattcaatgatataacggcggttctggaaagatttaataaaccaatcagtgtcccacAAGACACTCTTGTGACGACAAAGtcgtttttttacaaaacagtactgtttctgttgtgaacgaatcgctagcagtgccaagaaggtgttcttttaagcgaagttcctgttcttttgccggagcatttacaatgggaaaaatccatttcaccacaagggtgttcccttgggtgaagtgttctcttaggaggtgttcttaTATGCAGAAACTACTTTATTATATATTCTCTCAAAACCACTGTGCAGaaatattgcatttttgtttATCAGCTGAAAGGTTAGTaatagtttcaaaatgatcatccACCGGTACGCATGCGTGATTTCGATTGAGCAGATTTCCACTGTGactagggtgggtgaagcagCGTCTGGGGATTCTGCTTGTAGAGAGCTCCGCTcggagcgctctgtgctgctcatgaactttgctgttttcaactcgacataattgaatactaatcagtgaagcacattCTTTCTgcgttttttagaagtataaatgctgcggtaaacataaataatcacAATATTCATACTTTGACAGTTTTTGTGTTATGTATTAGGCACGGCTGCAGTTTAGTACATCCAAATTATTCTGTGTATCGTTTCTCGAGTCAaaaacttgcaaaagaaaaacaaaccaaaaaaaagtctACAGAAGGTGCAAAGTGGCAGAATtttacagagtccctttggacaCTTTTTTatattggctttaataaaaaaaaattatcattgttagttattataattttatcttgaggttaatgtttttgatgttgtaaacattttaaattgtacaCATAATGATGCTGAGATGGGAAGAAAATGATAAACATTTATAGTACAGACTATTATGGATTATTTATAACTTTGCCAAACAGAATACGTGTGTTTacgaagagattcccaaatactgtcttgattctgtgcatccaaagacctGTAATTAAACTTTTAAGAATTaggcctactgtttggtattctgtcgtAAACCAGCAGCTTGTCATATTAAATAAACCgggaaaaataaacatgttaatctgattattctgccttttattgcagcAGGGGGACCACTCAGTAGAGCAACACTATAATAGGGTACAGTTTCATAAAAAGGTTGCAAATCACTGATGTAGGCTATATAATGCAAGAGTTCAGGTGGGGTCCTATACCTGccacatgacacacacacagtgaacttGGCCTGTAGTGTTATGGCAGAAGACATTGGAGTGAAAGTGAAAATACTGTGGAAAACAAGAAGGGACTGTTTAATGCTTGGGTATTATTCCTTTAAGGTGTTTATGATTTCTATTTAGATTGTTGTGATTTGTATTACAATATTGCACTATTTTGTAGCATAGTGCCCCTCTAATAATTCAATCTAAAAGTGCTGTAGTTGAAAGATGCAGGTTTGTACATTACTGTCACTGTTTGTGCATGTTATTACATAAGAGTTTTCAGGGATTCAGGTAAGTGGTCTCAAGTGGTGCAGACTTCTTAATATACATTGATATCGTGCATGTGTTTTCATATCGATACTTAGAATTCTTCCAAAACACAACTGATTTATATTAACATAgcatatatttacatatgaaaagcagtaacttactttaacttaagcatgATTCGCGTAGGACTGaaaaccaggtgtcctcagagttggtcaaaagcagaggacgtctgGTACCCTCCCAGACAtggattagttttcatcaaggaaaatcagtaaattctaaatgaaatgcgatgttgtggccaaagaaggcacttttgtgcatgatttgtaaacaatgaaccggGTGTAAAGAACTAATTTTGTTGCGACTTATTTTCCAAAAGTTACCATTTCAtcctttgagtgatatgtattgcCATACAAATCTTCAAATGCACTGTACAAAGCGCTTTTTTAAGAGttgccaattatgttttgtattttcgcccgtCCCCAAATTGGTTATGCCCAATCATAGCGTTTTACTGAACTggagaatctcaggacagatttTACCAATGTTTTGAGGTGAATACCCcggaaatgctatatcaattgtAACACAACACTGACATGGTCAATTCCAACAGGAGTTAAAAGAAATAGGACGCTAGagtttgacattttttaaaaattatcttggataaaaagaaatggacagtTCGCACAAGAATACATTTCACCGATGTGGGTAAATTTGAACCCCCCTGTTtctgtggtgatttttagtcttGTGTGAATCAGGCTTTACTGTTTTATGTTGTGATTTTTAATCCAGTGTGAATCAGCTTTACTGTTTCTGTGGCGATTTTTAATCCAGTGTGAATCAGGCTTTACTGTTTCTGTGGTGATTTTTAATCCAGTGTAAATCAAGCTTTGCTGTTTCTGTGGTCATTTTTAGTCTTGTGTGAATCAGGCTTTACTTATGTTGTGATTTTTAGTCCAGTGTGAATCAGGCTTTACTGATCCTTTCCTTCATAATGTACCTAAATACAAATCAATGAGATAAAATGCTTCACTagtactttagtgtgtggtgtgtCTGTGCCTACGAGGCTGACAATGGTTgtatgtatagggtttattgTATCTCAGTATAAAATTAACTTAGTATTGTAGCGTTTCACAGGTGGCAGAAAACAGAGACGCTGGTTCCTTGTTCAAATCCTTTGTCTATTTCCGTGGACGCTCTCTCAGCACCCAGACCAGAGCCCACAGCTCTGACGACAACAAAGGATTCACATACAGGAACACAGCAACCATGGCAACCAGCACAACAACTCCCAGAACGGTGTTGCAGCCTTTTTATGGGCTTAGCTCGCCCCCttatgcaaattattatttatttcttagcagatgcccttatccagggcgacttacaattgttacaagacaccacattatttttacatactaattacctatttatacagtttttctctcttactggagcaatctagataaagtaccttgctcaagggtacagcagcagtgtcccccacctgggattgaacccatgaccctccggtcaagattccagagccctaaccactcctgtCCACACTATTGCTGCAAATAGATTACCAGGCTCCAGACACATCCGATTGGCCCTCAGCCGCACACcgggaccaatgggcacagactaACAACAAATAATGAGGCTACACAGATAACAACCAATGCGAACAGACCAGACAAACAAACAGCGGGTCACCTGGTACGG
This genomic stretch from Acipenser ruthenus chromosome 16, fAciRut3.2 maternal haplotype, whole genome shotgun sequence harbors:
- the LOC117412174 gene encoding kelch-like protein 13 isoform X4; amino-acid sequence: MLRFLSHVCCCSSKEECSEDDKCILSRSLVEEDDPHMKVSLGGSDMGVSAHLQASKTGTTRFFTSNTHSSVVLQGFDQLRVEGLLCDVTLLPGDGEEAFPVHRAMMASASDYFKAMFTGGMKEQDLMCIKLHGVNRIGLKKIIDFIYTAKLSLNMENLQDTLEAASFLQILPVLDFCKVFLISGVTLDNCVEIGRIANTYNLTEVDKYVNNFILKNFLSLLSSGEFVKLPFDRLAFVLSSNSLKHCSELELFKAACHWLRYEDSRMDYSSKLMKNIRFPLMSPQELINHVQTVDFMRTDNTCVNLLLEASNYQMMPYMQPVMQSERTAIRSDNAHLITLGGVLRQQLVVSKELRLFDEKAHEWKSLAPMDAPRYQHGIAVIGNFLYVVGGQSNYDTKGKTAVDTVFRFDPRYNKWMQVASLNEKRTFFHLSALKGHLYAVGGRNAAGELATVECYNPRTNEWTYVAKMNEPHYGHAGTVYGGFMYISGGITHDTFQKELMCFDPDTDKWTQKAPMTTVRGLHCMCTVGDRLYVIGGNHFRGTSDYDDVLSCEYYSPSLDQWTPIAAMLRGQSDVGVAVFENKIYVVGGYSWNNRCMVEIVQKYDPEKDEWHKVFDLPESLGGIRACTLTVFPPEDDTGSPSRESPLSAP
- the LOC117412174 gene encoding kelch-like protein 13 isoform X8 gives rise to the protein MRSLVEEDDPHMKVSLGGSDMGVSAHLQASKTGTTRFFTSNTHSSVVLQGFDQLRVEGLLCDVTLLPGDGEEAFPVHRAMMASASDYFKAMFTGGMKEQDLMCIKLHGVNRIGLKKIIDFIYTAKLSLNMENLQDTLEAASFLQILPVLDFCKVFLISGVTLDNCVEIGRIANTYNLTEVDKYVNNFILKNFLSLLSSGEFVKLPFDRLAFVLSSNSLKHCSELELFKAACHWLRYEDSRMDYSSKLMKNIRFPLMSPQELINHVQTVDFMRTDNTCVNLLLEASNYQMMPYMQPVMQSERTAIRSDNAHLITLGGVLRQQLVVSKELRLFDEKAHEWKSLAPMDAPRYQHGIAVIGNFLYVVGGQSNYDTKGKTAVDTVFRFDPRYNKWMQVASLNEKRTFFHLSALKGHLYAVGGRNAAGELATVECYNPRTNEWTYVAKMNEPHYGHAGTVYGGFMYISGGITHDTFQKELMCFDPDTDKWTQKAPMTTVRGLHCMCTVGDRLYVIGGNHFRGTSDYDDVLSCEYYSPSLDQWTPIAAMLRGQSDVGVAVFENKIYVVGGYSWNNRCMVEIVQKYDPEKDEWHKVFDLPESLGGIRACTLTVFPPEDDTGSPSRESPLSAP
- the LOC117412174 gene encoding kelch-like protein 13 isoform X3 codes for the protein MPLKWKSSSPANWKFPVPVLKTSRSSPLSPAYISLVEEDDPHMKVSLGGSDMGVSAHLQASKTGTTRFFTSNTHSSVVLQGFDQLRVEGLLCDVTLLPGDGEEAFPVHRAMMASASDYFKAMFTGGMKEQDLMCIKLHGVNRIGLKKIIDFIYTAKLSLNMENLQDTLEAASFLQILPVLDFCKVFLISGVTLDNCVEIGRIANTYNLTEVDKYVNNFILKNFLSLLSSGEFVKLPFDRLAFVLSSNSLKHCSELELFKAACHWLRYEDSRMDYSSKLMKNIRFPLMSPQELINHVQTVDFMRTDNTCVNLLLEASNYQMMPYMQPVMQSERTAIRSDNAHLITLGGVLRQQLVVSKELRLFDEKAHEWKSLAPMDAPRYQHGIAVIGNFLYVVGGQSNYDTKGKTAVDTVFRFDPRYNKWMQVASLNEKRTFFHLSALKGHLYAVGGRNAAGELATVECYNPRTNEWTYVAKMNEPHYGHAGTVYGGFMYISGGITHDTFQKELMCFDPDTDKWTQKAPMTTVRGLHCMCTVGDRLYVIGGNHFRGTSDYDDVLSCEYYSPSLDQWTPIAAMLRGQSDVGVAVFENKIYVVGGYSWNNRCMVEIVQKYDPEKDEWHKVFDLPESLGGIRACTLTVFPPEDDTGSPSRESPLSAP